A single genomic interval of Lacrimispora sphenoides JCM 1415 harbors:
- a CDS encoding AraC family transcriptional regulator: MAGDAFSVFTAKSCGCFRNNLDKGGKMFVAKQREKVELRYYVIPETEVVLALLGEDWIREYGKDIKYLHFHDLMEIGYCHWGDGEVVLGQERLPFSSHSMMIVPPRLPHTTNSVDGTKGYWEWMYIDLEKTVSEVYGHDPVHQSTILKRLHRTGYLLSEEDNPGLSRLILGIMEEARHKKPYYKDSIRGYLNAFVVELLRLSDDEERIVGGRGSTAVLAGALDYVATHYHQEIKVSSLAEACNMSESHFRRVFEEGMNMKPLDYINLIRVRSACELLKKTGKSMEEVGEESGFASISAFNRNFRKILNVSPYQWKKSKENYEGKLLHYRISAQKGWD, from the coding sequence CAAAACAAAGGGAGAAGGTGGAATTGCGCTACTATGTGATTCCGGAGACGGAAGTGGTTCTGGCTCTATTGGGGGAGGATTGGATCCGGGAATATGGGAAAGATATCAAATACCTTCATTTTCACGATCTTATGGAAATCGGATATTGCCACTGGGGGGACGGAGAAGTGGTCCTGGGGCAGGAACGCCTTCCTTTTTCCAGCCATTCCATGATGATCGTACCGCCAAGGCTTCCTCATACCACGAACTCTGTGGATGGGACAAAGGGGTATTGGGAGTGGATGTACATTGACCTGGAAAAAACAGTATCTGAAGTGTACGGCCATGACCCGGTGCACCAAAGCACCATATTAAAAAGGCTCCATCGAACCGGGTACCTTCTGTCAGAAGAGGACAATCCCGGCCTGTCCAGACTGATTTTAGGGATTATGGAAGAAGCGCGGCATAAAAAGCCTTATTACAAAGACAGCATTCGAGGCTATCTTAATGCTTTTGTGGTGGAACTTCTGCGGCTTTCCGATGATGAGGAGCGGATCGTAGGAGGCAGGGGCAGTACCGCCGTTTTAGCAGGAGCCCTGGATTATGTTGCAACGCATTATCACCAGGAAATCAAGGTCAGCAGTCTGGCAGAGGCCTGCAACATGAGTGAAAGCCATTTCCGCCGTGTTTTTGAAGAGGGAATGAATATGAAGCCTTTGGACTATATCAACTTAATCCGGGTTCGGAGTGCCTGTGAACTGCTGAAAAAGACAGGGAAATCCATGGAAGAGGTTGGAGAGGAGTCGGGATTTGCTTCAATTTCTGCATTTAACCGGAATTTTAGAAAAATATTAAATGTTTCCCCTTATCAATGGAAAAAATCAAAAGAAAATTATGAGGGAAAGCTGCTCCACTACAGAATCAGCGCTCAAAAAGGCTGGGATTAA